The DNA sequence TTCGCCGACCTCTGCGCCGACGCCCGGCGGCAGGCCGGCGGGGAGCTGGACGCGTACCTGCTGCTCGACCCGGACGTCGCCGAACCGCACCTGGCCGACCCGCCGGTGCTGCGCGACGCCGACCGGCGGTTCCGCGCCGGGTACGGCCTGGCCGGCACCGGGCTCTACCTGATCCGCCCGGACGGCCACGTCGGGTTCCGGGGCGCCCCGGTCGACCCCGACGCGCTCCGCAAGCACCTGGGCCTGGTGTTCGGCGGTCTCCGGTGAGCCGGGTCCGGACGGTGCTGGCGATGCGGACCCGGGAGGGCTGCGAGGAGCGGTTCGAGGCGGAGTGGCGCACCGCCGCCGAGGAGATCCGCGCGCTTGACGGCTGTCTGCACCAGGACCTGGTCCGCGACGCCGACGACCCGCGCAGCTATCTGGTGATCAGCGACTGGGCCGATCGGGAGCGGCTGGACGCGTTCGGCCGCAGCGCGCACCGCGACCGGCTGCTGCGCGTGGTC is a window from the Micromonospora sp. DSM 45708 genome containing:
- a CDS encoding putative quinol monooxygenase, with translation MSRVRTVLAMRTREGCEERFEAEWRTAAEEIRALDGCLHQDLVRDADDPRSYLVISDWADRERLDAFGRSAHRDRLLRVVRELRESAERHTYQVLHSVTGEPEEAR